GAGTTTGGAGGACATACGGCTTCAGAACTTGCCAGACACACAaaatttcttgttcttttttgaATAATCTGTTTGTTGACGCTCGGTTTCGAAAGCCGCCACTGCCAGCTTGACTGAAAGGACTATATCTACGTCCTCTTGAATTAAAACCGAACAAACGTCGGTGTTCTTCGTGGATGGACACTGTCTTGGTCGAACTGGCGCTTGTGGATGTGCTCGGAGATGGTTCCACCGACAACGAAGCTGAACAACTTATTGCTGAATATGTAGATCTTGGCGTCGCGGGACTCGTGGATGAGTTGTCCTCCAGTTCGCTCACCACCTGCTCAAGGAGGTTTTTGCACCGTTCTAATCGATCTTGGGCGGTCATGGCCGGGATAAAAAATGCTAACAAAAAGCTACAAAACAACGAATTCCTCGTTAACCGCTACTCCACACACTCTTCCTCTGCAACAGAGAATGCTTTCATGTTTGGAGTGGAATGGCGGGAAATCTTCAAATCCCAGAGTGCACTGcgaaacaataaaacaaacgtCGCCAAAACGATCGTTGAAcgaagaacttgaaaaaaagaTTGTGTAAAACGAACGTCGAACTTAAGACTTGACAAACGAATGCTGTTTATGTAAAACGAATGTCCACCTTAAAAAACGAATGTTGTTTATGTCAAGCGAATGTCCACTTTGAAAAACGAATGTTGTTTATGTAAAACGAATGTTCACCTTGGAAAACGAATGCCGAAACGAATGTCGAAATGAATAAAACGAACGTCCAATTTAAAAGCCGAATGTCAAACTTGTAAAACGAGcgaaaaattgaattttgatAAGAAATACGCGCCATAACAAGACTTACACGTACcttagcttcttttcctcgagtttcgCTCAGCCATCAGTCGTTGTATTTCAATACCaaacacaaaactgaaaattaaaactgtagTTCTAAAATCGATAGAGATCACGCTGGAATTTTCGAGGAAAGCGacaacatttgaaaaggacgcgctgctttgaagctttcacgctattggtgtaaaaacagcacgtgatATTTCGTAGCGGAAAGGCCtgggaaagagtttaaaaatatggcggacgAAACGGTAGTTACACGAAGACGAAGAGGCCGTTACCGAGAATACAGGCGTCATAATCtaatccatatatatttccagctgcaaggagatcaaaagagaacctccaaaaactgataaaaatcgtcaaatgttagtcacaatgggttcaacaAATAGGAAATCTGGGGTATCTTTCAGCAATTTGTTTGACgaaaaaaacatataaaaaccACTTCCAATTTAAACATGATCGCGAATAATGCGGGCTTTTTATTAACCAGAGTGAATCCCTCTATTAAAGCTGTTCAGTCACTCTGTGTCGCAAGTCCATTCATGGTGTGCTAAAACAGCACGCTGAAATGCATCTTTTCTGCcacctaaatttcttgattttcttttcttttctgatgAGAATCTGATTGATCTTTTTTGTGGTTTCATTCCATTCCAAGCTCCGTCAAAGTGTAAAGCCGCCGACACTAGTACTCCTGCTcgcttatctttttcatttgagaaatgttaaaattgctaacataagtaataataataataataataataataaaacttttaTAGCGCCAATATCAATAAGACTATTTTCATCAGCGCCTAAAAACGTAAAACTAGAAACtatctaaaattataaaaaagctttctgaaataaaaatgtcttgagTGTCTGTTTAAAAGATGCTACAGACGGGCTACTCCTGATCGCATAGGGCAGTGAATTCCATAGTTGAGGAGCAGCCACAGCAAAGGATCGATCTCCTAACGTTGTTAGGGTCTTGAATTTCACAGTGTTAAGTAGCAATCCATCACAGTCAGAGCGTAACTTGTATTTACATGGTACTTTAAGATTAATAAGTTCCTTTAGATAAAAAGGCGCCAAGCCATTAATAGCCTTATACGTTAACAATAATATCTTAAAGTCAATTCGAAATTTAACCGGCAGCCAGTGCAGATTAAACAACAGCGGACTTACATGGCAATATTTAGATTCCTGGAAAATTAACCTAGCAGCGGCATTTTGAACTCTCTGCAACTAATGAAGCTGATAGGTTGACAGGCCATAGAGCAGGCTGTTGCAATAGTCCACGCGACTAGAGACAAATGCGTGAATGAGCGTCTCAGTGGACCGCCTTGAAAGATATTTCCTAATTCTTCTTATATTATATAAGTAATAAAAAGCATTGGAGCAAATATTATTCACATGAGAATTCATTGATAGAGTCGAGTCTAACCATGTCCCCAGGTTCTTAACTACCCCCTTTGGTCTAATTGCACTGTCTCCAATTAAAATATGATCAATGTTAACCTTGGCTAGTTGTTGCTTGGTACCTATCATTAGGAATTCTGTTTTGTCATCATTGAGAAGcagtttatcattattcatCCAATTACGTACATCTTTCACACAGTGCTGAATAAGCATTAACAGCCTCACTTTGCCCAGTGCTCTTATTTGGGCTAAAGGACACATACAGCTGAGTGTCGTCAGCATAACAGTGAACCGTAGGGAGGTGCTCCTTGATAACGTCAAACAATTTGCTTGCATAAATCGTGAAAAGCAGTGGTCCAAGGCAAGAGCCCTGCGGTACACCAAACTCCAAATTCAATTTCTGAGATAAATTGCCTTGGACCATAACACGCTGAGATCTTCCCCTAAGGTAGGAACTAAACCATTCAAGTGCCGTCCCAGATATACCAAATTTTGAGTGAAGCCGTCTAAGTAAGACATTGTGATCCACAGTGTCAAATGCCGCACTAAGGTCTAGTAAGATCAATAGTGTAACATGCTGTTTGTTCATATTTAGCAAGATGTCATTTTTCACCCTCAACAACGCTGTTTCTGTACTATAATTCTTCCTATAAGATGACTGATTGGGAGGATAGAGATTGTTCTTGCAGATGTGGTCATGAGTTTGGTTATAGACAGCTGACTCTGTCAACTTTGAAACAAATGGTAAATTACTAACTGGACGAAAATACTTGAAGAGAATGTCGAGGCCAGGTTTTTTAAGTTCTTCGCTTTTGAAAATTACTAATGCCCCTTGTGTTTAATGAGATTAATCCTATTCCGTCAGGCATTTTGCATGAAGATCAAGGGAGAAGTTGAGTTGCAGAAGGAACCAAATTATAATGAATAAAACAGACTTTAGCCACGTCAATTTGCAAGATATAAGTAACATATGAATTTGACATATAATGTATGATAAGAGCTGAATAAACAAAATGGGAAAGGCTTGAACAGAATAGGatgaataaagaaataaataaagacACATATAATACTGAAAGCAAAAGCACAACTTATAAAGTAGGGGGAATTAAATAACATAAACGAATTATATACATTAAATAAtcacatatatatacatacatatacatagtCCAGACATGCTTCGCGTTGCAACACTCCATACTATCAGTTCACATTATAGCTCCATAATGTAGAAGATCTTCAGTCTCCTTACCTCTGTAAACTTGGCCATTTATGATCAGTTTATCCACCTTAAAATATGCCGATTGGCGCTCTTGTTTCGCTTTCTTTAAAAAAGAGCAATACCTAACCTTCGTAAAGCAATCTTTTTTGCTAACATAATATATCGaacatctttgagcaatttcctacaACAGGATTGCCAGAGCACACTTAAACGATTTCCAACGAAATCTTCGGAAACTATCTTTGTTTATAACATCATTGCGTTTCATAGATTTCCCAGCTACAAATTCTCTGTCATCATTCAATGTTTGTCTGATATTAACACCAGGTTGTGTTTCAAATCAAATAGAATTGAATCGTGGTAATCGACGGCTGTAAATTATATGCtactaaataatttgttccagATCTCGGCATCACAGCAGCCAGACAACAAAATGCCTAATGCCAATTCATCCGACCCTAAAACCTTCATCAACAGTTTTTCCCGCTTATCTTTTGCTGCTAAGCTTAAAAGTTTGTCTTGGGGAAATTTTATCGTTGTCTTCATTTagttgttcctttttttttaccgaAGTGTAGCTGTGTGCCGGACTACAGAACAGAGAATTTGCATACGTTGAAATATGACCATTTTGCTTGTCACACAATCTTTCCTTGAAAACTCCGCAccaaaacgctgtagtgtgtaggttaataggtacgacaaaatattctgcaattttaaaattcgacttatttattttacaaacaCATCCCTTAGCATGAGATATCTCGGCAGACAGAACGAAATTTGTTATTCCAAAATGAAACGGCAAGAAAAACCCTGAATCGATGATAAAAAAAGTGCTTAGCTAAAAATCTTAACAGCATGAAAGGGAACCTCCACTCTCACaacaaatatttcttaaaatgcTCAAAATATGCTAAAAAGGTGATATTTCGCTTTAAAAAGTATTCCATACtaccaaataaatttttctcaGAGTCCAAAGAAGGCCTTCGTAGCAAATTCAAATCTCCGGCTATCGGCCATCTTGACTAGTCGCGCAGAGCAGTCTGGCCTTGTGACGTAACTTGGTTGCTTTGCTCCTCAAGTAGACTGTCCCTCGAGTATTtgtcaaacaacaaaaatgccGCTCTGTGTCGCCTTTGAATGCAATGTCCAGGCCAAGAGGGAACAAAACAATCCAAAAATTCGATTTCATACGTTtccaaaagataaaaaaatacatCAGGCGTGGATCCATGCTATTGGGAGGACATCTTTACCGAAAAATCTGCGTTTGTGCTCAAAACACTTCGAAGAGCATTGCTTCAAGGAGTCGTATCTCATGGAAGTGCGAATACTTGGATCAAGTCGGATGTTAAATCCTCTCAAGACAGAGGCTGTCCCCACCATATTGTCGCACCGGAAAGCAACTCCTGTACGCCTTTCCAGTGTCAAACGAGCAGAGAAGCGACAGCGTATGGaggtttgtgtgtgtgttcttATAATGCATAGTATGTGAATGTTGCTTTCTGGCCCAATTCTTGAGTGGTACGCTTGGTTAGTTACGAGACCTACTTCCCTTATGTTTTCAGAGTGTTTCTGGCCTGTTTAACAACAATCCTGGTATCTCAGCTTTTCAAGAAAGAACGCATGAAGCTTTAGCTGAGGAGGAGGATCACGAGTTGCCGGAAATGTTGTCTGAGACTGTTTCCCCGAGCCATTGCGATGTTGGAGTTCAAACAGAGTGTTCCCCTGTAACAATGGTGGATAGTTCTACACAGTGTGAAATGCCTGCAACCAGCAATGCTCAGTGTTAATTTCCACGCGATTTTTGTGAGGCTATTTTTGCAGACCACacatattagggaccttaagatacGAGGACGGGAGCTCGTGACGGAGAAATCCTGGGGAGAGTTCACCGTCCCAGCGCGCCAAACATAAACTTAAGAAACCCGGTCGAGGTCATTGTTTACAAATCATGGCAACATTTAAAGACGCTCGTGACCTTCTTCTCGATAGTTTTGAGGACGATGAATTATCAGAGGACGAATTCCTTCTTCTTAACGAtttaaatacaagaaaatcCAGATTTTCCTTATGAATGTTATGGGAAATTCGACTTTGACGATATGGATGACAGCGAGTGCTTCCATAAAAGTGACATTCCCGTTCTCCTGGATATTCTTCAGCTCCCTCAGACCTTTGTCTGCCGACAGGGGACAAAGTGTGATGGAATTGAAGTGATTTGCATTGCACTAAGAAGAGTTGCGTATCCCTGTAGATACAGCAATTTGATTCCGCGGTTTGGGCGTCCAGTGGCGGAACTAAGTATGATTTCGAACCTCATTCTGGACACAATTTACTAGCAACACCATCATAGAATTACACAGTGGAACAACACTGTTCTGAGTCGTGAACTGCTTGAAACTTACGCTCACGCAGTACACCAGAAAGGAAGTCCACTATCCAAATGTTTTGGCTTCATCCATGGGACAGTTCGTCCAATTTGCAGGCCTAGGGAAAATCAAAGAATCGTCTACAATGGGCATAAAAGGTTACATGCCCTAAAGTTTCAATCCGTGGCATTGCCGATTGGCCGAGTAGGTAAGAGTACAACAAAATTTATTGAGGTACAATTATGTTATCTTCAATCCTCATAAATTATACACTTCACTGTTACTTTATAGAGGGAAAGAAACATGAttcttccatgttaactgattCAGGCCTTCTTCATCAGCTGGAACATCATGCCTTTTCTCGGGTTGGGGAACCTATGGCTCTCTATGGGGATCCCGCTTATCCCCTTCGTGTGCACTTGCAAGTTCCCTACAGATGTGCAGGCATGACACCTCAAATGGAAGAGTACAATAAGGCCATCCCTTGCAAAACAAACCTGGAATATTCTGGTTATTTCCAGAATTTTTCTTAGAATATGACAGAAAAGATTTCTAGAAATTCCTAGAATTTACCAGTTTCTTTTTCTGGAAAATTCTAGAAAATTCTAGAATGTTAATGAAACATGCTAATTAGGGGAGAAATTGCCAGCTTTATTCCAGAAATCATAATCTGGGATCAAACCaggtttttccagctttttccagtttgttgcAAATGGTGCTTTCTAGATTTTCTAGAAAATTCCTGCATGCTATTAAATGAGAGCATGTGAAGATCATGTATTAATTTCCAGCTTTTTCAAGGATattccagtttttcatgatttcCCTCTGCCTTTTCCCaccagttaattttattccttctcaaactcattaataattcataaagttaactacaaatcactgcatgtataccacatcacgtgcatgtgtttggatacccaatgaaaaacagtataccactctccagtgaaagtggtatataccacttaaatatgcataattaatgacaacttgcacaaaatcaatgaatatTTATTACTCAGAAGTAACATTACTTTTAGAATCCTTCATCTTCTTATTTGAGCccatttacaaaaacatttacTTCACAGTCACTAAACTTGACATATTCGAAAATAGAAAAATTCTTTTCTACACGTTTTTCTTCAACCTTGTCATTCATTGGAAATTCgttcttaatttcttctttaacgTTCCCATAACTACTTTGATCTGCGCTCAAAATGTTAGAAACATGTTTAGCTTGATCTTCGCTGGCCTTTTCATACTTGAACAGTGCATTAGATACATGACCAGTACGTTCTCTGATGAGTTTTTCGTCTACTCCACTCTGGAATAACCTAGAAGCACATGTAACCCGAAGACAATgggctgtttttttctttatcccAACTGCGCTGCACAAATCTggcaaaattttattcaatgaGTTTATCCCCACCGGAACCTTGTAAAATCCTAATGTTCGAGGTTTAGGCTTGAAGTAAAAAGCACTGATATCTTTGCCAAATGTTTCACATAAACCAATATATAAACGATATAACTCAACAAGGCATCGCTCATGGGACTGGCCTTTCGAGTGACAGATGTGTGTCACAGAACGCGGAACGTATTTCAAATCACAAATGCCACCATGAAAAGTTTTGGAAACATTCTCCTCGAATTTGATAAAATCATCGAAAACTCTTATATTTGCTAAAGTGATACTTCTATGCTCGGAAGCTCGTAGCCCAAATAACTTTCCATTATAAAAATAAACAGTGTTTAGAAGTGACCTAGCTGATGACTGTCCAAATAGTCCTTTCGACCAAAAtagttcttcttcttcgttaTTTACAGCCTCCTTCTCGtctccttttgttttcaaagtcacACCCATTCGCGTTGCTTCCTTCATTTCTGCATCCAAAACACGCCGAAATGTCACAAACCTAACAAagcgacagaaaaaaaaggactattaaaaacaacaatacaCATAAGTAGTTTACACGAACCAAATTTTATACCACAAAAATATAACTTACCGTCGGTCGGACATCTCCAATGGATTCAATGCAGCACTACCATTTACATCAGAAAGGTGGCGCTTCAGTCCGCAAATAATTGAGTACAACGAACGGGAAGGATAGCGCTCCCCAGAAGAATTGCTTACTTCTTGAACGAACTTCGACAGCCAGTAGTTGAGACTGCATCCAGACATATCTGTAATGGCCGTGTCCAAACTTTGTACTCCTTCTTCGAAGTCTTTCGTGGTAAAAAGGCCGCCGGGTTCCAAAGTACAGGACTTCACTAATCGATTCTgtttccattcctcgaaaacctTACATGACCATTTGGTTTTGTAAGCTGTTGATTTCGGTACTGCGTTATCAACACTTTTCTTCTCATCTTCCACACTTTTCGGCTGCCGAAATCTCTCAAACGACTTTGTTGCGGTATACATCCTGACTAAACGCAACTGAACTTGTGAATGCCGGCAACTCCAGCAACTTTCACATCTCAGAATAAATTGAATCGcatcacaaatgcaaattaattaagctgatgaaaaacatcttagatattgaaattatccatgaaggaatgttagatagcaaacaattctaattgaaagtctttgtttatgatttgtttgagagtgatcgtgagaagttatttccaaaacttgtgcttcgtgtttcatcggggtatccaaacacctcgaaacaataaaagcactcggcctgcggcctcgtgctttcatttgtttctcggtgtttggataccccgatgaaacactcgctcTCGTTTTGGAAATAGTACTTGATGGTTTTAGCTTCTGGTTCTCTTAAGACAATTCAGCTATTggtaactttttaaatttatcacaAGTAACTTTACTAAACTTCTGATTCTAAGCAgtcaaatgcacaacaaaaacagGCATCATCACATCTCAATGTTTACTTACTATGCATCTCAAGAAAACTTTTACATGTTTAATTGCTGTACATGATATCCACAAAATTCCTTTAACACAGGATAAGTTAttgattttgtctcaagaatATTAATGTTCAAAATCTCTTGTTGGTTGAAACTGAaacttgataataattatttttacactGTATAATGAAAAAATATATGATACTTAGAAAAATCCTCAACATGCATAAGCTTTGTtcataaaagtgaaaaaaatattcaaaagggCACATCAAAACTGTTTACTCTCATCTTGAAGCTCTAAAGTTTTGGGGCTATGTTGCCTTGAGgcatttcatattaattttctgaACCACTTGACTGGGGGCTTGAGAGGGCTTGGCAAACTTAGCACAAACTTTTCctaaaaaaagatttgaaaatttattagtTTAAGTCATGTTAATTAAATGTTGTGAGCCAATGTTTACATAACATTAAGTATTGGTAAAATGTTCAAGGCAATGAttccttcaagataaaaaaataaaccaccaatttaCATGTAAGTTCTGAGTTGAGTTGTTTAAAGGAAGATTCGCACTAAGTTAGGTATGAAAACCTtattgattttggtcacacttaacccatgaataatcaattttcaaacagctcaaccctgataattaactcgtatgtcaaaataaaattggctTTTGAGACCCCCCCTCAACGCTCCAATGACCCTTACTAAgactattgaattttagttttcacTCAAGCTTAAAGCTTTAGCAAACTAAGCCTAAAGGTGACAGATAACAAGGCAATCCTTTAAAGTCCTTTTGAGGAAGtttaattgaatgtttatttacatgcatacggcaccataaaagtacaagaggaaaagaatttTTTGTCAAAGGATAACTGCAAAGGAGTCGAAGTTAAACCCCATGAATAAAAGCATGCAGTCACCTAAAagttaactcacaaaaataatttctaaaagagtttgacaagataaaaatacacttAAGGCATCAAATAATCATGAACCTTTATGCTAGTACTCAAGACTCCAAGTAAAGCCTCTTAGGTCTTAGCCCTTAAATGccttaaacaatgcacctttTGTAGAATACGAATATCCAAAGGGcataattgcttccaaatattcttagactaatTAAGCTTACATATCAACTGTTACATGTATATACgtctttataaaagaaattgagataattgcctaaaatggccattcgttttagcggataaaatattttatatcctgttttgaaaaaaaattcagcacaaattacacGTGCAAACAAGTTGTCAGCCACGACACAAGCAAGACTTACACATaccttctcttagcttcttttcctcgagtttcgtTCAGCCATCAGTTGTTACATTTCAATACCaaacacaaaactgaaaattagttcactctggaatggattttctaaagttaaaaaggaatgGTAGTTCTAAAATCGATGGAGA
The nucleotide sequence above comes from Acropora muricata isolate sample 2 chromosome 12, ASM3666990v1, whole genome shotgun sequence. Encoded proteins:
- the LOC136893585 gene encoding THAP domain-containing protein 2-like, with translation MPLCVAFECNVQAKREQNNPKIRFHTFPKDKKIHQAWIHAIGRTSLPKNLRLCSKHFEEHCFKESYLMEVRILGSSRMLNPLKTEAVPTILSHRKATPVRLSSVKRAEKRQRMESVSGLFNNNPGISAFQERTHEALAEEEDHELPEMLSETVSPSHCDVGVQTECSPVTMVDSSTQCEMPATSNAQC
- the LOC136892521 gene encoding uncharacterized protein KIAA1958-like; the protein is MYTATKSFERFRQPKSVEDEKKSVDNAVPKSTAYKTKWSCKVFEEWKQNRLVKSCTLEPGGLFTTKDFEEGVQSLDTAITDMSGCSLNYWLSKFVQEVSNSSGERYPSRSLYSIICGLKRHLSDVNGSAALNPLEMSDRRFVTFRRVLDAEMKEATRMGVTLKTKGDEKEAVNNEEEELFWSKGLFGQSSARSLLNTVYFYNGKLFGLRASEHRSITLANIRVFDDFIKFEENVSKTFHGGICDLKYVPRSVTHICHSKGQSHERCLVELYRLYIGLCETFGKDISAFYFKPKPRTLGFYKVPVGINSLNKILPDLCSAVGIKKKTAHCLRVTCASRLFQSGVDEKLIRERTGHVSNALFKYEKASEDQAKHVSNILSADQSSYGNVKEEIKNEFPMNDKVEEKRVEKNFSIFEYVKFSDCEVNVFVNGLK